The Salvia splendens isolate huo1 chromosome 20, SspV2, whole genome shotgun sequence nucleotide sequence GATATGAAGTTTATGAAACAACTGCAAGAAAACTGCCGTTTCTACGAGACCGCGACCTAGCCGATCACCAAAGATATATACTACGCGCTCATGTGTAGGATCAAAGGATCAGCTGGGGTTGTCTGGGGCGACGGCAGGGGCGGAGGCTGTGGAGAAGACGCGGCAGATTCCGACTCCTCCACCGAGTAGACAGTGACAAtgcttttatttatatttatttttaaatattcgttgtataattatCCCGTTTCcgtaatacaacgaatatttggtcccaatttttttttaaaattttagtaatatctagttttctaattatttacattcggataattttaattataattgaattaaaatataaaaaaataaaataaagtgaaatgtggcTAAAAAAAGTGTCCACTATTACTGCAAAAACCTTTTTTTTAGCCGCGGATAAATCAGATGTGGTTGTGGATAAAAAAAGTGGCGGGGCGGGTGAAAATGTCAACCCTATAGTGGATGACCTAAGATGAGTCACCAATGGTTGTGTCGGAACATTGATTGGTTGGCCCACAGTCTCCATTTGTCGCTTGTATCAGTTGAATTTAGAACATcaacaatggcgcccgtcccggcggaattccaaCCGGCGtcccggacgtccgccattgtgcaatagtgacgcggatacggacgtccgctgcggacatcggagttccgcggcgttcccgggaTGTCCGTCGCGACGTtcttgcggacgtccgccattgtgttgacctcacggacgtccgcgcggacgtcccgattttttatttattttttaaatctatATATGTTAGGGAGATTTTTAAGGAGTTTCGAACATTGTAAATCAGTCCTTCGACTATGACCCCAGCCAgggggctctgccccttggaccccgctactcggggCGCTGCCCCGAACCCTCgtctaatcataatgaattcaaacaagcgtgcactccgcacttccaaacttatatgatgtctcattataacaatattgatcaatcaagttaatccaattatactaaaataaccaacaattcgttgaactatgtatttttttagaaattatgtatgtcttttttaataattatgtaattttttttaaataaagtggttgcattttctccgtattcgtgtctaaattttaattccgtaaattgtttaattccgtaaattgtttaatttgtgaatttgtgaaattttttactgTGGGAAATCCGTcaggatgtccgccactgtgcagtagCATGTCCGTTTGACGTGGTAtccgcagtgggatgtccgtatgacgtggcatgaggtgtttttgggatgtccgcgacCGCGGGGATGTCCGGCGGGACATCCGCAtcactgcggatgctcttagaggtTTTGAATTGTTACATCGTTACATACTTAAATACTTACTACATAAGACTacaatattatagtattatttgttattttatttattttcagaaACTTAGGGATTGATTAATCACCGCCTTGAGATTTACGAAAGGCATAATCAATTATCTAAGATTCAAATCTAAAAATAGATTACtgtttatttttgtttcctcTAACATGATTATTATTGGGTGAATGGTGGCTTTTAATGTAACATGgagaaatatgtttttttttcataccCCAATAGTTAcagatttttttgttttaaatcaCAAATCAACACAATAAAACTGATATTCATTTTGAACTAGTCTGATATTCCAGTTTAATATGGTAGTGAAACTATATGAAATTTTAGCTCAATAAATTACTACTCATTtatttcctaaaaataaattttttaaaaatgatacgaattttaatacaaaattagtaaaataaaaaaataaatagtaataaTTTAAGTAAAATAGAGGAGTAGAAGAGGTGGTAGAATTAGTATTGGTGGATTGTGTAAAGGTggagagtttttatttttaggatgtggaccaaaaaaaagaatttctatATTTAGGAACCAAGGGAGTATATGCTATATTTtctttgtcccacaaaaatatgcattatttCCTTAGTTCCtaccacaagaatatgcattctttccttttcttttattttatcaatttggtattaaaatttgtgttaaaTCAAAAGTGCATATATTTTGGATACGAAGGAAGTATTGATAAACTAAATTAGTGTACTAAATTAGTGTATTCTCCATTTTCTACATTTACTTGCaggagcatccacaatgggacggatgTTCCGGCGGACATCatgacggacttcccaaaaacacattctgccatgtcataaggacatctcattgcactgtcacgtcataaagacatctcactgcacaatggcggacatcccgatggacatccacaaaaaacaaaaaaaaatcgagACATCCGttgggacgtccgtcgtggcatCGCAATGGTGGACGTCATGACGGACGTCCCGAAAAGCCGCAGATGTGAGGTGTCTGCAGCCGACGTCCGCATCCACCCCTCcctcgcctaatggcggacgtcccgcacgGATGTCCGGCACGCCGGTGCGACGTCCGGCGGGACATCCTCCatggtggatgctcttatgcatATTCAAACATAATTAACCAAGTACAGTAGTACTATATgtctatttaattgaaaatgaCTAGACCACCTTAACTTTCTCAAAATAAATACTGTTAAAATATGCTCAAATGAGCCGATATTCCACGTAGAACTTGCATCATCTAAACAGCAACTTGGCCTATTTctctttccctttttttttaaataatgaacaATATTATTAATATGTCCTCTAAATTATAATTTCACTTAGAAGGAAAATATCTTATGGAGTAGGTACTAGATTGTATTTCAAGTTCAATTACAGTAATTGCTAAACTGTTACATCTCTCATCAATAATTTGGAAATCAATTTTTATGTCAATGAAACAAATTTGTTGTGCCAATTTTCTTTTAATCAATAAATCTGGAATAAACTTCCAAGTAAACATGCATCACTTTTCACTACCTACCTTATCCACATAAagatttaaaataaagaaaaaatgaaaaatgaaaaatgaaaaatgaaaatgaagattCAAGAACACTTTTTTGCACTTTATAAATCCACTTTCCATCTCCACACTTCGCATCAAACCCTAAATTCAAACCTTCAAATTCAATCAACAATGGCGTTCACCGTCTCGCCCTCAAAATCCGCCTCCAACCGCCGCGATTTCCTCACGAGCCTCCCGTCGCACCTCATCATCGAGATCCTCTCCCGCCTCCCCGCGAAATCCCTGGTCCAGTGCAAATCCGTCTGCAAGCAGTGGCTCGATCTCACCTCCGATCCCTACCTCGCCGAGCTGCATTTCACCCGATCGAAGCCCGGCGTCGCGATCCACCAATCGGAGCCGTCGAAGAACCTCCTCCGAGTCGCCGATTTCGACGATTTCCACGTTCCGACGGCCGAGATCGACCTCAAATCGCTCACCCCCTCCCCCGACGTCGCCGTCGACGGCTCCGTCAAGGGGCTTTTACTCCTCCGCGACGCCAATTACAAGCGCGAGGCTCTCTACGTCTGCAATCCCCTCACGCGCGAGTACATCGAGCTCGCGAGCCCTAATCAGGTCGTGCGGTACCCCAGCATCGCGACGCACGGATTCGGCGTGACTAATTCGAGCGAGGAGTTCAAAATCGTGAGAATTTACCAGGAGAGGGAAATTGATCCCAGGAGCGGCTCCTGTTTGAGAATCCCCAATTCCGAGTGCCAGGTCTACACCCTCGGAACAGGGGAATGGCGCGACGTAGGCGAAATAACTCCTTTCGCCTACGACGGCCGCCTAATCGGCCAGTTTTTCAGGGGGAATCTCCATTGGATAATCGAAGACTTAAACGGCAATGAGCTCATCTCGGCATTCGACCTCGAAAACGAGGCATTCCATCCCTTCCCCTCCCCGTTCCCGGGGAGGAAACTCCTCGGGAGCGTTGGGGTTTTGGACGATTGCCTCTGCCTCTGCGACAACACGTCGAATTTCGAGGTGGATATCTGGGTGATGAAGGAGTATGGAATTGGGAAATCATGGAGCAAGCGATTCGTGATTCGGAAAATGCCGGAATTGATTGGTCCGTCGTTTGAGATTGTGAGAGTGCTGAAGGTGTTGGGAGATGGCAACATTTTGCTGGTGTGGGCGGATTACTGTGTGCTGAATTACTGCAGTAAAAGTGAAGTGACTCAAGAAGTTGacatggttcaatcgagagggCCTAATAGCGTTGAGGCTATGCATTATGTGCCGAGTTTGATGAGTGTTAAGAGCTTTGTAAGGGAGAAAGTTGTCAAGTTTTAGTTTTTGCTCTTTTTGTAAATTTGTGGGTGAAAAATCTGAACTATATTTGATGTTCAGTATTTTTATACAAAGGTGGAATCTTTCTTTGCTCTTCTTTTGTCGATGGAGTTTTGTCTTTTGATTGTTTGCTCTTATCTTGAGTGTAAAATTTTCTTGACTTGGATGTTATAGACTATTAATTGGAGTAGATTAACTAGAGGTGTAAACGATAGTAAATGGGCATAATTTTTCTAAACGGCTATTAATTACTAGTAATCTCAATAGGAACGGGTgtaatttattgttttaaaaaacaaattaacgACATTAAATGAGTGCAATTTACTAATACAACTGTTAATTAGTATTCTCAAAAGATACTTGGTGTAATTCACTAGTGTTAGATTCACTAAATAACATCAAATATCAAAACACTCCAGCGCCAAACCTGCCGCCCGAACATCTCCCCAGCCACCCCCCGAATGTCGATCGCCACACCCCCTCGGGGCGATTCTGGTGAACCCACACGCGCTCCAGGCACATTTTTTATAACACAGATGAGACCATCGCACCATCATCCCGTCTACATGTGATTAGCGTATGAGATCGCCATAACTATCATGTGTAAAACACATAACATGTCCGAGGCGATCATACAACCATCCATCTAGAACCCATAATGGGTATGAGACTAACAACCATCCCAGCGAAAGCCCATAACGCGCATAATACCATCATACGGACCATCCCGTTTAAAACCCCTAATGTACATGAGATCATCATCTTATTTTTAAGAAGCTAAGAAGGAAACTACACTGCACACGAACAagatttaaacaccaaacttCTCTCTAAGAGAAGAGAGTTTCGTCGTGCTTCAGTTTTGTCACTTGAACTAGGCCCGCATCTATGCAAGGGAGAGAGAGCAGTTACAAGAATACAGAATGAAGAAAGCAATAACAGTGAAAAACAAtcatttacaaataaaatgtGGCCCTTCTCTGAGTAACTAATGAGCAAAGAATACCAACGTCTTCATAAGCTGAGTAACAGCTATGGAGAGCTCAAAAATGGTTCTGGCATCGTATGTGTGTCGGGGAAAACGAACTACACACTCCTATAAACATTACAAACCGTTGCTACTCCTAAGTCCTAACACACCACTCAACCAAAGAGCTTACAGGAAATCAACATGAACATGCTCACAGCAAAAATAGCACGGCCATCGGCACGAACCACCAGTAAGCTAGGGAATAATACAGCGTTTACCTCACTTGAAATGGTCTTGATGGATGATTGCGACAAACTCCCCATGCAATTCATCATTCTCTTTCTGTTTCCATATCTCGCCGTTTGAATGCACAACCCATGATATTTGAGGAAGCGCGGAATAGTCTGCAAACaaagtagataagttttccCAGTCCGGATTTCCTAAAAATGAGCAGATTTAGACTTGATACATAGTCAGCTTGTGTCAAGGCCTTACCTGCAGATGGAAGTTTTTCAGGCTCTCTAGTACCGTGCAAAACCATAGTACCAGAAAGCACGGTGATAAATCCACAGAGAACAGAGACGATGTCGCTAGCACCCTCACCGGCCCAGTCCTGAAGCATCAGAAGCGTATTAGTGGCAATCTAAATTACCTCCGAAATAACACTACAAAAAGGGCAGCACAATCTTGTATACCTTGAACATGATGGCACTAGCAAAGATTGTAAGCGACGTGAACATGGCATAATAAATGGGAGAAACCACGGCCGTGTTAAATGTGTCCAAAGCCTGTATAAAGGCACAACTCTGACCATTATGCAGATTTGAAAAACAGAAGAGTATTGACTAGCACAGACGAATTATTCCACCGGATGAACTCTAGTGAAGCTACATTATAAACaattgttttttattattttggtcaTTTTTAATAAGTCTTTTCTGATTATTTAAgattttatttctgttttaagGAGTGTCTTACATCTACGGACATCTATAAGGACTGTACGTGTGAGTAGTATCTGCTGCAGAAAGAGCAATGAAGTCGGTTATTTTCAGTTAAACGGCATGCTATGAGCAAGTCCCGCGAAACTATCTAACCTTTCAAGTGCCTTCTAAATAATAAGCATGTTAAAGTAAGATTGTCAAACTAAAATTATATTACTTACTCCGTCTCATTATAATAGGCCTCAAGCTCTGGACACGGATGTTAAGAAACCAGAAGTTTATAATAAAGCAGGATAGAGGAGATAACTTTTGTTGAGAGTATACTTGCACATAGAGAAATGTTTGTTTCAAtcaataaagtagaagagagaaacGCAAGTGGACCATGATGGCATATGGTCTAAATAATGAGCTATGTTAGATTGTTTTGTTATGTAAGTACTAAATTTACATTTTAAGTAGTGGTCTATTGAAATCAGATGTCCAAAATGGTAAGATGACCTATTGATGGAGGGAGTGATATTTGTTGCATAAAGCAATATAAAGTTACGAGGGTGTACCTTGTTTAAATAGATTAACTGAGTGATTATACAAGAAGCTGAAACCGTGGCAAATATCCATGACTGCAAGTGGGCGAGCTGACTATAGCCCTCCAGCGTGAGCTTTATCGCTATACCTACAGCTTTGATGCTCATAACCTACAGTGAGCGGTAAATCAAAACCATCAAGCCAGCAAACACGATCAGTATCGAAATTAGCTCTTACTTAGAATTGAAAGCTAATCTGCTCATTTTCTTTATAACTCACTTCTATTAAGCATGCCTAACTAGATTCTTCTACTTATTCGCTCTTCCTATCCAGCCAAGTTTAAATATTTAAGCAATTTTGTGATCGAGGAGTGCCATAAGTACAAGGCATAACTGGAACTGTAGCACCTATATAATTTCCTTGATAATGCATACTTAAGTTGCTTGACAAGCAAATGTGATGTGATGAGGATAGTAAGTTTATTTGGATCCCGTACCCACAGGGAAATTATATCGTCTCTCCTGCTCCTTTGGGGAACCAACTAACTAAATCTAAACTGACCAACATAGAGTGAATTTTACTTACGGTTACAGATCCAATGATAGAGCAAACACCAATGTACACCATTATATTTGTTTGCCCATAGCGTGGTTCACAATACAAGACAAGTACCAACACCACTGCCACTGCTGAAGCTATGTACAGAAGAAAAGCTGGGCAGAAAAAAAGgaacatatttcataaacatTGTCGTATCCATTTCAAACAACATGAATAAAAGCATACACTCACTTGGTTGTGTTGCTAGTTCCCAGATTTGATCTACCGAGCTAATGTCATGTTCACCCGGTGCATGAAGCACTATAATTGTGGAACCcacaatacacaaaacacatccCAATATTCCTAACTTCCCTAGTTTCTCTCTGAGTAAGAAATGAGCTAAAATAGCACTGCCAATAAAATAAACTGTGGTTACTTAATTCTATCTTAGAAAATGAATTATACTGAAAAAAGAGGAAGTTTTTTCCACGAGGATAGTAAAAGTGTAAAACACGTCTTTACCTTACTATTATACTCAATGCTCCAAGTGGggtgacgaggactgcaggagcaTACATGTAAGCAACAAAATTGGCAAATTCTCCAATAACCACTGTACAATAGTAAACGAAGAGGGTGAGTTGATATATGTGGATAGGGGTATCATGATTAACGAATCTCTTTGGAAAAGCAACTTACTAGTGAACATGCCAATCCACCAGAGTGGTTCTTGCAGATATCCATATCCTCCCGAACCTTCATTTTAACACATTCAGTTTCATCAGAGGTTCCAAATATAACTATTAATATACTCACTGTGCAAATACATTATTTGGAAACAATACCCATCGTTTCTAAAGCAATTCCCAACgataaattatactacaaatCATATTCTATCTGAGGCCTAAGCAACAAGAGGATATTCCTTCCACTGTAATAACCATACGTAATCCACTACGACCACCCGGTGCTTCGCACTCAAGATATCCTGATGTTCTAAAGAAACCGCCTCATGCTACAAAGGAAATGCTATTAGTCTAAAACAGAAAAATCATGATCCCATCTTAAGCATGAAGATAGTTTTTGTTGTTACTTCAATTCCCCATCTCCAAAAGTCTTCAATCGTGACAATACCAGCTGTGAGAATGAGACGGAGCATCTTAACTGCAGCAACGAGCTAACTATAAGAGCTGTTGACTCAATTCAAATTCATATACGGATATTTTTTCCAGCCTAGTAAGAAGAAAAGCAATGCAATGTAGATACTTTCTAAATAACGCTTGCCTATTTCTTCAATGCAATATATTAGGCCAAAAACCATTAATGGATATCAGAGATACATAGCATATACGTTTCTTCTTAATTAGATCACAATCTTCTTCCCATAGCATCTTTATTTAATACAAGCATGAAAACAAATCCAGCATTATAAATTCTCCCATAGATAAACCAATAAACAGAAACTCCAACTGAAAGCTAATAATTTACCCAATCCTCTAATGCAACAACCAAATACAAACAAAGACCAATTTTTACCCAATAATTGACAACTTTCATctcatgaaatttccaatcaaaGCTCAATACGACATTTCAAGCTTCAAACTTTTCCCAATTCAAACTTCCCCcaattcaaaaaatcaaaacaaaaaccTACCAGCGCGAGCGCCGGAGGCTCCTGCCCTCTGCAAGCCCTTCTTCTTGATGATGAAGCTCGACCCAATAAAGGCACTGGAGCCGACGGCGAGCCCGAACCCGATTAAGTTGGTCTCAAACATGACCCGACCCGATCCAAATCTGGCGATGCGGCCTCTCAATCGGTGCCCCCACGAGCTTGTTTCTCATCTGTCGCCCAATTTTACTCGGATTTTCCGCGTGATGACGGAGGGAAGAAAGGGATAAAGAAATGAAAACCAGCAACTTTACGACCTTTTTTGGTCAATTTGGGAGGAAAGCCATGGTGTTGATGTGGCAGAATCTGTGCTGTAcagtgtgtgaatgtgtgtgtgaTTATTGTCAGCTTGTGCTTCAACTACTAGTCCAAATGCAGGGGTGAGGTTGGTTGAAAGggatttgttttatttactgCTTGATTTTGGGGCCTAGGGATTTGGAATTGGAGGGAAAATTTTGTAAATGTAATTCACTATATTATTAGGACTAGGACTTTTTTTTGGAAGATTTTTCATGTTTTTGAGAGAAAAACTATCTAATCACAATATGGTGGTGAATGACTAGGGAGAAATATTTGTAAAAGTTAAATGAGGAAAGTAATAGTAGCGGACGGATCAAAATAGGGAAATAAGCGTGTAATCGGGGATGTTTTACTATGGtttataaattgatttttattcaagaaattgttttgtttttaaattgatttttagAGTTATGGctcattgttttattttcaCCCTATCTACCACATGCATAATATAAGTATAActattagtactattataaatgaatttataagaatttcattttaatattgCAAGTTGTTTACTGGGTTGGTGATTTTAATAACTGTGTGCAATTTTTTTGTCAGAAATGAATGAAGTAGGTGATGATGCATAATTGAGCTTATTTGTTGGGTGAACAGTCAGTGTATGACCTTAGTCAAATTTTGTAACAATTGCTTTATTAAGGTTGATTGATTAGTTTTGTCACTTCACAAAATGTCTATTACTGTAAATAAAGATTGTTCAATTCAACTAAATTTCATTTTGAGTGATTGATTACCTATAATTGAAGATTGTTCACCTTGTACTCAAATTGATTGTTTAATTTGAATAGGGGTTGCTTCCAGCTTGTGTAGATTAACATGTGTTTGGATTGGATTTCATTTTATACTTAGGCCTGAAGCCATTTTTACGAACATTGGTTTAGAATAGAATCGACAAATAGaagagtaaataaattattaaaaagaCAAAAGCAAACAATTTTGAAATAACTTAACTGTTTATTCCTCGACACATCTTTTTTTTGGATATGCATTCATTTGGTGGAAAATagttatttattgataaaagaatgcaAAAAATGGAAAGGGGAAATgattattcaattttattatttttaggcACAAAGACAAGTGTTAAATATGCAGGTTCTTGGTGACCCAATAAATTACTCTATCTATCATAGCTTAGTATTTGATTTTAATCCCATCTCAACAGCTTCCCTCACCTCTAATGTTCCTCCTTTCAAAATCTCTCTCATTTGTAAAAGTTATTTGAGGAAAGTAAAGATggaccaaaatagcaaaataaacGTGTAATCGGGAATGGTTTTTGAAcgagaatttttttaaatttactttTAGATTTATAGCCCATTATTCTATTTTCACCCGATAACAACCCAATTGTCGTAGATGGCCTTGAAGGTAGCAAGTTCGGTTCGTGTTTTGTACGATTTTCCACCCGAGAGATTGTTGTAGATGGCTTTAGTCGATGAAATCGAGACTCCAAAAAAAAGCTGGGTGACTATGGAATGCGGGCTTCAGCGGGCCGGCATAGTAACTTAAATATACTCCACTATATAAATAGAATTAGATTGAACCCTTGTTTTTCTCGCACTCTTCATCACGCATTTCGTCAAACAGTTCCAGTTACTCTCTCCCCATCCCAAATCCCAATCATGGCGATGAAAAAGTTGATCGCGCTTAAGAATTTGGAGGTCGAAATAGGAGAGACAGAAGATTATCACAAGGATCTGAATGAAACTAATGCGTCCATCAGATCTCGTAATGCGGCAATCAAAGCCGAATTGGAGGATAACGAGCAGGATTTGAAGGATAACCGGAATCGGAAAAGGTTTTTGTGCAAAAAGCGCCAAGAAGTGCGCAAATCTCTCGATAAAGAGAAAATTAAGGTGGCAAGTGGTGTTCTTTTCGAGTGAGCGCAACAATTTCAAGGCGAAAATCGTGACGGTAGAGAATGAAACAGAGAAATCGGAAGAAGAAGATgcagaagaagatgatgaagagAATGAAGCAGAATTGGAAGAAGCACTGAGAAATTCATTCGATGAAGCACCGAAAGATCTACACGAAGAAGAAGCACTGAAAGATGCGCACATCTCCAATCCAACAAAGAAAAGAAAGCGGCCAAGAAAGTGATGGGGAAGACAACGATCAAGAAATTCAGGaacaacatttttatttttattttaatctagTTTTTATTATTGCTTTAATTACCTTATTATTGCTTTAATCTAAATGCATATAAAATCTGATTTGATTCCTATGAATTTTGATGAAATCCAAAGTGGTTTGTatttcaattttagaaactctATGAATTTCAGAACTTTACTCTCTGCATATTTacacggaattggaattgaattggaattggaattctacggaattgaattggaaggaattgaattataatgcagttccaaatcctatgtttgttaaaataaagaattgacatcacatatttcacacaatacacacatttcacacacttcacacatttcacgcATTTCACACAgtacacacactacatgcaTTTCACACagtacacacactatatacacaaaatacatatattGCACACAAAATAAACGCACTATATACAGTATACACATtgtacacacattacacacacttacAAATTTTTTACGAaatacacacttcacacaaactaaaatttcaaatttagttcaatttttcagttttttagtTTAAACTTTTGACAAATTTTAGTTTTTCGATTCGTTTCAGTTtgaatcgaaaaaaaaaatatcgaaaagctggaaaaaaataaaaaaaaataggatgcttgaaatgtgtgaaatgtgagtagtttttgtagtgtgtgaattgtgtgttGTGTAaagtgcgtgtagtgtgtgaaatgtgtgtagtgtgtatagcgtgtgaaatgtgtagtgtgtgtagggcgtgaaatgtgtgtaatatgtttagtgtgtgaaatgtgtgtagtatgtgaaatgtgtgtagtgtgtgtagtgtgtgaagtgtgtgtagtgttgtGAAATATctttagtgtgtgaaatgtgtgtagtgtgtgaaatgtgtgaagtgtgtgaaatgtgtagtgtgtgtagtgtgtgtagtgtgtgtagtgggtgaaatgtgtgtagtgggtgtagtgtgtgaaatatgtgaaacgTGTGTGAAacgtgtgaagtgtgtgtagtgtgtgaagtgtgtgttgtggATATATAGTGAAATTTTATGACTATTTGGATTTCGGAATtacaattttctacttttgatatcgaattcaaattgtggaattggaaaatttggaattgcaattcaattcaaaatccaaatatttttgtgataccGAACAACGGATTTGGAGTTGgaggctccaattccaattccaagcCCTCAATTCTATGGTACTAAACGCACCCTTAGTAGAATTCCCTAGAATGTTAGgaaaatatctagatttttatgGAGAAAAACCATACAAATCcagatataaaatattaaagagTCTAGTAGAGAATTCTAGAATATGAAATGAATGCCTAAAAATATGGGACAGTTGTACCATTTTCCATAAGCTGAGAAAGTTTGAGAATAAAATGTGTCTTAGTTTTCCCAAATCACCTCTCCAAAATCATTTTAATATATTCCACCCATTCTCATTTCTAATATTTCCTCAAAACTAAATTACCCCTCCAACATATATCTTTTATATTCCAACAGTTGCTTGCCATGTTGGAATAATACAATTGGGATTTACAAGTTCTCTCTCAACATACTATTACTGTTTTGACTTTACTATCATTGGTTTTTTTGGTATCTCGTGTTAATAACGGTTGTGGTTTAGGAACTGATTACTATTCGTTTTTTTGGTCGTGTTAATATCGAAAGATACGAAAGATTTTAAGATTATTAAGTGTACTCATTTATGTGGTTTAGGaactgatttttaattattaagtgTATTAATTTATGAAACCTGAGAGTAATATGAAAGATTTAAGTTATATATCAGGTATTTTAAAGAATAAGCACACCATAATATTTTCAATACCGTAGAATGTAAATTCCGGATTCAAGTTTTGACATGTAGAGCAAATATAATCGACAGATTGAACATTATAACAAAGAGTTATGGAGTAGTATCTTGTTGAAATATGCAAAGAGATAGCCGATCAAGAATGAAAACAAGAGAATGATAATGAAGAAGTGAAGAATGTTTCTTGGAGAATAAATGTAGAATCTTATTCAGTGAATCTCAAGAATGTGTTACAACAACTAACTATCTAACTCT carries:
- the LOC121783072 gene encoding F-box protein At3g07870-like, whose translation is MAFTVSPSKSASNRRDFLTSLPSHLIIEILSRLPAKSLVQCKSVCKQWLDLTSDPYLAELHFTRSKPGVAIHQSEPSKNLLRVADFDDFHVPTAEIDLKSLTPSPDVAVDGSVKGLLLLRDANYKREALYVCNPLTREYIELASPNQVVRYPSIATHGFGVTNSSEEFKIVRIYQEREIDPRSGSCLRIPNSECQVYTLGTGEWRDVGEITPFAYDGRLIGQFFRGNLHWIIEDLNGNELISAFDLENEAFHPFPSPFPGRKLLGSVGVLDDCLCLCDNTSNFEVDIWVMKEYGIGKSWSKRFVIRKMPELIGPSFEIVRVLKVLGDGNILLVWADYCVLNYCSKSEVTQEVDMVQSRGPNSVEAMHYVPSLMSVKSFVREKVVKF
- the LOC121783032 gene encoding probable magnesium transporter NIPA6 is translated as MFETNLIGFGLAVGSSAFIGSSFIIKKKGLQRAGASGARAGSGGYGYLQEPLWWIGMFTMVIGEFANFVAYMYAPAVLVTPLGALSIIVSAILAHFLLREKLGKLGILGCVLCIVGSTIIVLHAPGEHDISSVDQIWELATQPTFLLYIASAVAVVLVLVLYCEPRYGQTNIMVYIGVCSIIGSVTVMSIKAVGIAIKLTLEGYSQLAHLQSWIFATVSASCIITQLIYLNKALDTFNTAVVSPIYYAMFTSLTIFASAIMFKDWAGEGASDIVSVLCGFITVLSGTMVLHGTREPEKLPSADYSALPQISWVVHSNGEIWKQKENDELHGEFVAIIHQDHFK